Proteins co-encoded in one Catalinimonas alkaloidigena genomic window:
- a CDS encoding IS3 family transposase: MPGARWRVFQNREDAQTEIFEYIEMYYNPIRRHSALAYECPVAFENNYFYKL; encoded by the coding sequence ATGCCGGGCGCCCGGTGGCGAGTTTTTCAAAATAGAGAAGATGCCCAGACTGAGATCTTTGAATACATCGAGATGTATTACAATCCCATAAGAAGACACTCTGCCTTAGCTTATGAATGTCCTGTGGCTTTTGAAAACAATTACTTTTATAAACTCTAA